The proteins below come from a single Treponema phagedenis genomic window:
- the pyk gene encoding pyruvate kinase — protein MKKTKVVCTIGPASESEETLRKMFKAGCNVCRLNFSHGSHEEHQIKIDRIKKLRTEMNLPIAIMLDTKGPEIRLKTFANGPVDLKQNQLFTLTTRDIIGDETICSITYANLPAELTAGDRILIDDGLVEMNVLKIKDGTDIICTVINDGEISNHKGLNMPGVKVRLPFLSEKDISDIRFGVKNRVDFIAASFTRTADDVLEIRRVLEEENGNGINIIAKIENQEGLDNIDKILEVADGIMVARGDLGIEIPPEQIPLAQKRLIQKANIAGKPVITATQMLESMTRNLRPTRAEVTDIANAILDGTSAIMLSGETAAGQYPVQAVKMMYSIAETTEASLDYEKLLLNSFSKHALTTTNAIARATCSTALDLEAHAIIAATSSGDTARAISKFKPKAPIIAVTYSEEVMQRLSLNWGVYPLLTEKFTSTDELFESCIKKAKDAGFLTDGDLAILTAGIPIGLAGSTNILKIETVGKILLKGKGAGLKKIITGRVCIAKDSKQLLADFKDGDIIVAKETTDEINLVIDRASAIITENGNLAGHAAIMGMLLAKPTVIDAKNACDILTNGEIITLNGSTGVVLKGIAKMY, from the coding sequence CCGCATCGGAATCCGAAGAGACGCTTAGAAAAATGTTTAAAGCGGGTTGTAATGTGTGCCGTCTTAACTTTTCACACGGTTCGCATGAAGAGCATCAAATAAAGATTGACAGAATTAAAAAGCTCCGCACGGAAATGAATTTGCCTATTGCAATTATGCTTGATACAAAAGGTCCTGAAATTCGATTAAAAACATTTGCAAATGGACCTGTGGACTTAAAACAGAATCAACTGTTTACGCTCACAACGCGCGATATAATTGGAGATGAGACAATATGCAGTATTACTTACGCAAATCTTCCGGCAGAATTGACTGCAGGAGATAGAATTTTAATTGATGACGGTTTAGTAGAGATGAACGTGCTTAAAATAAAAGACGGCACCGACATTATCTGCACGGTTATCAACGATGGAGAAATCAGTAATCATAAAGGTTTGAATATGCCCGGAGTAAAAGTGCGATTGCCTTTTTTATCTGAAAAAGACATTTCCGACATTCGTTTTGGCGTCAAAAATCGAGTTGACTTCATTGCCGCCTCTTTTACTCGGACAGCGGATGATGTACTGGAAATACGGCGCGTGCTGGAAGAAGAAAACGGTAACGGAATTAATATCATTGCAAAAATAGAAAACCAGGAAGGGCTTGATAATATTGATAAAATATTGGAAGTTGCAGACGGCATTATGGTTGCACGCGGAGATCTTGGAATTGAAATTCCGCCGGAACAAATTCCTTTAGCACAAAAACGTCTTATTCAAAAAGCCAATATTGCGGGAAAACCGGTTATCACCGCTACGCAAATGCTTGAATCTATGACAAGAAATTTACGTCCCACGCGAGCGGAAGTTACCGATATTGCCAATGCAATTTTGGACGGCACTTCGGCAATCATGCTTTCAGGAGAAACCGCTGCAGGGCAGTATCCGGTGCAAGCGGTAAAAATGATGTATTCAATTGCGGAAACTACCGAAGCTTCATTAGACTACGAAAAGCTCCTTTTGAACAGTTTTTCAAAACACGCGCTTACCACCACCAATGCTATTGCGCGGGCTACCTGTTCGACCGCCTTGGACTTGGAAGCGCATGCAATTATTGCCGCAACCTCATCGGGCGACACCGCACGGGCAATTTCTAAATTCAAGCCCAAAGCACCGATCATTGCGGTTACCTATTCGGAAGAGGTAATGCAGCGCCTTTCGCTCAACTGGGGGGTATATCCGCTTCTTACAGAAAAATTTACTTCTACTGATGAACTTTTTGAAAGTTGTATAAAAAAAGCGAAAGATGCGGGCTTCTTAACAGACGGAGATCTTGCCATCCTTACCGCCGGAATTCCGATCGGTTTGGCGGGCTCTACCAATATTCTTAAAATTGAAACCGTAGGAAAAATTCTTTTGAAAGGGAAGGGTGCAGGATTAAAAAAAATTATAACCGGCAGAGTCTGTATTGCCAAAGATTCTAAACAACTGCTGGCAGACTTTAAAGACGGAGATATTATTGTTGCAAAAGAAACAACTGATGAGATAAATCTTGTCATTGATCGGGCTTCCGCGATTATTACCGAAAACGGAAATCTTGCAGGTCATGCGGCAATTATGGGGATGCTGCTTGCAAAACCGACCGTCATTGATGCAAAGAATGCTTGCGATATTCTTACAAACGGAGAAATTATCACTCTCAACGGGAGCACCGGAGTTGTGTTAAAAGGTATTGCGAAAATGTACTAA
- a CDS encoding MATE family efflux transporter, which produces MIKIKQFLEDDPSGLSMRLGFKINCGNTIDLKSLAEGDMLKTFFKYTILSILRMVGISAFVFADTYFVSKAFGAIGLAALNISIPIVNIVNGVALMISIGGGSAFSILRAQQDIEGANKIFSLTVNTALVIGIVFMSIGILFSENLAKIFGADTDTLAMSLTYIRTILLCAPVNMINSILISFSRNDHKPALAMVGVMAGGLTNILFDYLLMFPLQMGMFGAAIATGLSPLVGIAIILLNRFKDTSNYRYIKTAEVKPLGRIIKLGTPSFITELSGAFVLILFNLIILSISGNIGVASYGIIANISFIVIAIFTGLGQGLQPIASAAYGVKDMFRLQQYLKFGIIAALFISAIMYAVLFMFTKDVVTIFNAEKLIELEQIASRGIRIYFLGFFFAGMNIVVLLYQAAIERVHSSFLISTLRGFVVIFFVVLLTSKLWQLDGVWISFVITEGIVFITSLIILQVEKRNIERA; this is translated from the coding sequence TTGATAAAGATAAAGCAGTTTTTGGAAGATGATCCTTCCGGTTTATCAATGAGGCTCGGTTTTAAAATCAATTGCGGAAATACTATTGATTTAAAGAGTTTGGCAGAGGGGGATATGTTAAAAACATTTTTTAAGTACACAATTTTGAGTATTTTGAGGATGGTGGGCATAAGTGCGTTTGTGTTTGCGGATACCTATTTTGTATCAAAAGCATTCGGTGCGATAGGACTTGCAGCACTTAATATTTCAATTCCGATTGTAAATATTGTCAACGGAGTTGCTTTGATGATTAGTATTGGCGGAGGAAGTGCGTTTTCTATTTTGCGGGCTCAACAGGATATTGAAGGTGCCAATAAAATATTTTCACTCACTGTCAATACAGCCTTGGTAATCGGAATTGTATTTATGAGTATTGGGATTTTATTTTCTGAAAACCTTGCAAAAATTTTTGGTGCTGATACTGATACGCTCGCGATGAGCCTTACGTATATCCGGACAATTTTACTTTGCGCTCCGGTAAATATGATAAACAGTATTCTAATTTCTTTTTCAAGAAACGACCATAAACCTGCTCTTGCCATGGTTGGAGTTATGGCAGGCGGGCTTACCAATATTTTATTTGACTATCTTTTAATGTTTCCGCTGCAAATGGGAATGTTCGGCGCAGCTATTGCAACCGGCCTTTCTCCTCTTGTCGGAATAGCTATTATACTGTTAAATAGATTTAAAGATACCAGCAATTATCGCTATATAAAAACCGCGGAGGTTAAACCGCTTGGAAGAATTATAAAACTCGGTACACCCTCATTTATTACGGAGCTGAGCGGTGCTTTTGTTTTGATACTCTTTAATCTTATAATTCTCAGCATAAGCGGGAATATCGGTGTTGCAAGTTACGGTATTATTGCCAACATCTCATTTATTGTAATTGCAATTTTTACAGGACTCGGGCAAGGCCTTCAGCCGATTGCTTCAGCAGCGTATGGCGTAAAAGATATGTTTCGTTTACAGCAATATTTGAAATTCGGCATCATAGCTGCCCTTTTTATCTCTGCGATTATGTACGCCGTTCTTTTTATGTTCACAAAAGATGTTGTCACAATTTTTAATGCAGAAAAACTAATCGAGCTTGAACAAATTGCATCCAGGGGAATCAGAATATATTTTTTAGGTTTCTTTTTTGCCGGAATGAATATTGTTGTCTTATTATATCAAGCGGCAATTGAGCGGGTGCACTCATCGTTTTTAATTTCTACGTTACGCGGCTTTGTAGTAATCTTTTTCGTTGTCCTTCTGACCAGTAAGCTATGGCAGCTTGATGGTGTGTGGATAAGTTTTGTTATTACCGAAGGAATTGTTTTTATTACCTCATTGATTATATTGCAAGTTGAAAAAAGAAACATAGAAAGAGCATAA
- a CDS encoding PNGase F N-terminal domain-containing protein, translated as MMKKIFTLIAVFFLLVNCTPKNKQSAFAVSKGSTVMTIFDWEPVFFNPDIVPNGCYEKDSLIKLGNGRIILKKINVPEYERNVSVTLTIKLKSAGDPWDKSGSCFIIPKDSLINFLTIAKEQHSFPEIDSEKYENFVGIVPGKDYLPVVEAMRFMTPFGVGFFSNDTTNKPVYVDSWEEQVEWSEDITQLYSLLKGETYIGIWVDTWTKEGYKVSADINITESTAAGDTIRNEKVLPLMNTVYYLGQKIPDIFCRKTVSVPFTIPRGAKNVRLHYITTGHGGHSGGDEFVKRENSISIDEKEVHRFTPWKNYCAAYRRFNPSSGVWMQKRTAKVFSESGQRIEKEIEEPLASSDLSRSNWCPGSDVPPVIIPLNIDSGQHKLSVSIPGAQPLYEDKYNHWLVSAYLVYEY; from the coding sequence ATGATGAAAAAAATTTTTACTTTGATTGCGGTGTTTTTTCTTTTAGTAAATTGCACCCCAAAAAACAAACAATCGGCTTTTGCCGTTTCAAAAGGAAGTACTGTTATGACAATTTTTGATTGGGAACCTGTTTTTTTTAATCCCGATATTGTGCCGAACGGCTGTTATGAAAAAGATTCTTTGATTAAGCTCGGAAACGGCAGAATCATTTTAAAAAAAATAAATGTACCCGAATATGAGCGGAATGTTTCGGTTACGCTTACGATTAAATTAAAATCGGCGGGAGACCCTTGGGATAAAAGCGGTTCCTGTTTTATTATTCCAAAAGATTCGCTTATTAACTTTTTGACGATTGCAAAAGAGCAGCATAGCTTTCCCGAAATTGATTCTGAAAAATATGAAAACTTTGTCGGCATTGTTCCCGGAAAAGACTATCTGCCCGTTGTGGAAGCAATGCGGTTTATGACGCCCTTCGGTGTCGGCTTTTTCAGTAATGATACAACAAACAAACCGGTGTATGTAGACAGCTGGGAAGAACAGGTTGAATGGTCTGAAGACATTACGCAATTATATTCTTTGCTAAAAGGCGAAACCTACATCGGCATTTGGGTTGATACTTGGACAAAGGAAGGCTATAAGGTTTCCGCTGATATAAACATCACGGAAAGCACCGCAGCCGGCGATACTATCCGAAATGAAAAAGTGCTGCCGCTTATGAATACGGTGTATTATTTGGGACAAAAAATCCCCGACATCTTTTGCAGAAAAACGGTGAGCGTACCCTTTACCATTCCGAGAGGAGCGAAGAACGTTCGTCTTCATTACATTACAACAGGACATGGCGGACATTCGGGCGGAGATGAATTTGTTAAGCGGGAAAATAGTATCTCAATCGATGAGAAAGAAGTGCACCGGTTTACACCATGGAAAAATTACTGTGCCGCCTATCGCCGCTTTAATCCCTCATCGGGAGTGTGGATGCAAAAGCGCACCGCAAAGGTGTTCAGCGAGTCGGGGCAGCGCATAGAAAAAGAAATTGAAGAACCGCTTGCCTCTTCCGATCTTTCCCGCTCAAACTGGTGTCCGGGAAGCGATGTCCCGCCCGTTATTATTCCGCTGAACATAGACTCTGGGCAGCACAAGCTCTCGGTTTCCATTCCGGGAGCTCAGCCCCTTTACGAAGACAAATATAACCACTGGCTTGTCTCCGCCTATCTGGTGTACGAATACTGA
- a CDS encoding carbohydrate ABC transporter permease — protein MNDKNIFTKKINPFVLKKRINNFFVTLIRTVLIICLCYLILAPLLKNIVVAFTYPLDLGLSTAVWVPTRLSVENWYVAYLVLHYKTSLPYTILHTAIITVLQTVCAAMAGYSFARLHFRFRDFFFVCVLLTIIVPVKIFMLPQYLYFKEFDILGIFRLITGAPLNLLNSSTSIYIMAAFGMGLKGGLFVYIFRQSFRGLPKALEEAAYIDGAGFIQTFTKIVIPSSVTAILTVCVLSFAWNWNDAYFIKLFDQRNTNHLMLAFTKAAASIDEAIAAISTQIPPNFAFLLKNPVYEDAISRVAALLVFLPLIIFFLIIQKKFVQGVERSGLVG, from the coding sequence ATGAATGACAAAAATATTTTTACAAAAAAAATCAATCCGTTTGTACTTAAAAAAAGAATAAATAATTTTTTTGTTACACTCATCAGAACTGTCTTAATTATTTGTCTCTGCTATTTAATCTTAGCGCCGCTGTTAAAAAATATAGTAGTAGCCTTTACGTATCCTTTAGACTTAGGGTTATCAACCGCGGTATGGGTGCCGACACGATTGTCTGTCGAAAACTGGTATGTTGCCTATTTGGTGCTGCATTATAAAACCTCATTGCCGTATACAATTTTACACACCGCAATTATTACCGTACTGCAAACAGTCTGCGCTGCAATGGCGGGGTATTCTTTTGCACGATTACATTTTCGGTTTAGAGACTTTTTCTTTGTCTGTGTGCTGCTGACAATCATTGTACCGGTAAAAATATTTATGCTTCCGCAGTATCTGTATTTTAAAGAGTTTGATATTCTCGGAATATTTCGGCTTATTACCGGAGCACCTTTGAACCTTTTAAACTCTTCTACTTCCATTTATATTATGGCGGCGTTCGGCATGGGATTAAAAGGCGGCTTATTCGTATATATTTTCAGGCAATCGTTTCGCGGCTTACCAAAAGCTCTGGAAGAAGCTGCGTATATTGACGGAGCAGGTTTTATACAAACATTTACCAAGATTGTTATTCCTTCTTCGGTAACGGCAATCCTGACAGTCTGCGTACTGTCCTTTGCATGGAATTGGAATGATGCATATTTTATCAAGCTGTTTGACCAACGGAATACCAATCATTTAATGTTAGCCTTTACCAAAGCTGCCGCCTCGATTGATGAAGCAATTGCAGCGATCAGTACGCAAATCCCGCCGAATTTTGCATTCTTATTAAAAAATCCCGTGTATGAAGATGCAATCTCACGGGTGGCTGCGCTGCTGGTATTTTTACCGTTGATTATTTTCTTTTTAATTATACAAAAGAAATTTGTACAAGGAGTTGAACGCTCCGGGTTGGTAGGTTAG
- a CDS encoding carbohydrate ABC transporter permease, translating into MTEKIKKRSWYDKLSFKKKTAFWGFMFLLPWLLGFFLFFVVPLVQVFIYSFHEVSIKPLGGLDMTFLGLKNYFYAFGVDPTFNKELAATLLQVLAMTPLVILFSLLCAVLLNKHFFGRSIVRAIFLIPIVLAAGLFSQRIADTSALQLGNLDQGEQIYNLQILVNIFSSFEAGAPFLRYILKAVGDIFEIVSLSGIQILIFLSALQSIPPALYEVAEIEGATGYETFWKITIAMVSPMILTCTVYTLADLFMRSELMDRFYTLAFGQSKYGLSAAMSAVYLITVVVIVSLTIFLLRKRVFYYE; encoded by the coding sequence ATGACGGAAAAAATAAAAAAACGTTCATGGTATGATAAACTCTCATTTAAGAAAAAAACCGCGTTTTGGGGATTTATGTTTTTATTGCCGTGGCTTCTCGGATTTTTCTTATTTTTTGTAGTTCCTCTTGTACAAGTGTTTATCTATAGTTTCCATGAAGTGAGCATAAAACCCCTCGGCGGTCTTGATATGACTTTTCTGGGATTAAAAAATTATTTTTATGCCTTCGGTGTTGACCCTACTTTTAATAAGGAATTGGCTGCAACCCTTTTACAGGTTTTAGCAATGACTCCATTAGTTATTTTGTTTTCGTTACTCTGTGCGGTCTTATTAAACAAACATTTTTTCGGACGCTCAATTGTGCGTGCAATATTTTTAATTCCGATTGTATTAGCTGCGGGGCTTTTCTCACAGCGCATTGCCGACACTTCCGCATTGCAGCTTGGGAATCTTGATCAAGGAGAACAAATATATAATCTGCAAATTCTTGTCAATATATTTTCAAGTTTTGAAGCGGGTGCTCCGTTTTTGCGGTACATCTTAAAAGCGGTTGGAGATATTTTTGAGATTGTTTCATTAAGCGGAATACAAATACTGATTTTTCTTTCCGCTTTGCAAAGCATCCCGCCCGCACTCTATGAGGTTGCGGAAATAGAAGGTGCTACCGGCTATGAAACATTTTGGAAAATAACAATTGCGATGGTTTCTCCGATGATTCTTACCTGCACAGTGTATACGCTTGCAGACCTGTTTATGCGCTCCGAACTGATGGATCGATTTTACACACTTGCATTCGGGCAATCAAAATACGGTTTAAGTGCGGCGATGAGCGCCGTGTATTTGATAACGGTGGTTGTTATTGTAAGCCTCACTATTTTTTTATTACGCAAAAGGGTGTTCTATTATGAATGA
- a CDS encoding DUF5696 domain-containing protein, with product MRMKNIRYQFFTLRLGFFLLFFFAQITALFSDETIQPLAENEYWKISIDKTNMQVSFMHKQTNQVLQSIRFDGIEGSAATKNVQKSNIIVTYMSNLRQGTVNSMDSFSYSTSFNRFEITPISNGVSLQMTLGDDSLTVDDLPKMIPVEKYTKLLLPKLSSRDDKLFRDNYRVVQNKYWVRATDTMGTLAINRLHSLIFEKSEYTKDDMAEDNAEYGYKTQYVNPSVKITVEYVLDGKDILVRVPVEKIKTTTDNPVQMIEFTPYLLSAEEKDSGYFLVPDGSGALIYFNNGKTNALSYQDTVFGRDPLKYAERFRQNNYPVTLPVYGMKKNDFAVFAIIEKGAEIAEIVADISGRSNEFNRISSRFTLLDVENVALFGNQTVTTPRIPSDVYKGDIVVRYRFLSGKDANYTAMAKEYQKYLIEQNAISVYPKENDSPFFLELIGALRKTKFFLGIPYTSTVTATTLSQGKEIYEALKNAGIKNITVLFDGLFNSGVNHSALSKISFVSGIGSKKNYLDLQNTIAADSNLFAPSINMGRVYTSKKFKPIKMAARKHDGDYADIVYFEKNTMFKKTLPYSTYYISPHVISSYAETTVTAMNSFKPSMLHIKDLATNLIPDYNRKKNISRIHARPEYQNALSILKNSYDLVLDNPNSYALFAARYINRLPSNSNKLEVTDTAVPFVQLVLDGCIPYSSDSWNSNASLGIQNSFLYAIETRSAPRFCFSYKKETVFHNIQDSELTKEFSVYYRDMIQDAIRLYHSYNVFYQEVKNANIILHTVITKDVKKIDYSNGVTVYVNYGNKNWTNGSVEVQAQNYTIIKGGAPV from the coding sequence ATGAGAATGAAAAATATACGATATCAATTTTTTACACTTCGCCTTGGTTTTTTTCTGCTTTTTTTCTTTGCGCAAATTACCGCTCTTTTTTCCGATGAAACAATACAACCGCTTGCGGAAAATGAGTACTGGAAAATATCCATTGATAAAACAAATATGCAAGTTTCTTTTATGCATAAACAAACAAATCAGGTTTTGCAATCTATCAGGTTTGACGGCATAGAAGGAAGTGCCGCTACAAAAAATGTGCAAAAATCAAATATCATTGTTACCTATATGTCGAACCTCAGACAGGGAACCGTTAATTCAATGGACAGCTTTTCTTATAGCACAAGTTTTAATCGCTTTGAAATTACTCCGATTAGTAACGGTGTTTCTTTACAAATGACATTGGGAGATGATTCTCTGACGGTTGATGATTTACCGAAAATGATACCGGTTGAAAAATACACAAAGCTTTTACTTCCAAAACTTTCCAGCCGTGATGATAAATTATTCAGAGATAATTACCGCGTGGTACAAAACAAATATTGGGTTCGCGCAACGGATACTATGGGAACTCTTGCGATCAATCGCCTGCATTCTCTTATCTTTGAAAAAAGCGAGTACACTAAAGATGACATGGCGGAAGATAATGCGGAGTACGGATATAAAACACAGTATGTAAATCCTTCCGTTAAGATAACGGTGGAGTACGTTTTAGATGGAAAAGATATTCTTGTGCGCGTACCGGTAGAGAAAATCAAAACAACCACGGATAACCCGGTGCAAATGATTGAGTTCACGCCCTATCTTTTATCGGCGGAAGAAAAAGACAGCGGTTATTTTTTGGTGCCCGACGGTTCAGGTGCTTTAATTTATTTTAATAACGGAAAAACAAATGCCTTATCCTATCAGGATACCGTGTTCGGACGAGACCCGTTAAAATATGCCGAGCGGTTCCGCCAAAATAATTATCCGGTTACCTTGCCGGTGTACGGAATGAAAAAAAATGATTTTGCAGTTTTTGCTATTATTGAAAAGGGTGCGGAAATTGCGGAGATCGTTGCTGATATCAGCGGCAGGAGTAATGAGTTTAACAGGATTAGCAGCCGCTTCACTCTCCTTGATGTTGAAAATGTTGCCTTATTCGGGAATCAAACCGTTACAACACCTCGTATCCCAAGCGATGTATACAAGGGAGACATTGTTGTGCGTTATCGATTTTTATCCGGAAAGGATGCAAACTATACGGCGATGGCAAAAGAATATCAAAAATATCTTATTGAGCAAAATGCAATCTCCGTATATCCAAAAGAAAACGATTCGCCGTTCTTTCTTGAACTGATTGGCGCCTTGCGTAAAACAAAATTCTTTTTGGGAATTCCCTATACGTCAACAGTAACAGCGACAACCTTATCGCAGGGAAAAGAAATTTATGAAGCGCTTAAAAATGCCGGAATAAAAAACATCACGGTTTTATTTGACGGGTTGTTTAACAGCGGTGTTAATCACTCCGCTCTTTCAAAGATCAGTTTTGTATCGGGAATCGGCAGTAAAAAAAATTATCTTGATTTACAAAATACAATAGCAGCCGATTCAAATCTTTTTGCTCCTTCGATCAACATGGGAAGAGTGTATACGTCAAAAAAATTTAAACCGATTAAAATGGCGGCAAGAAAACATGACGGAGATTATGCCGATATTGTATATTTTGAAAAAAATACTATGTTTAAAAAAACTCTGCCATATTCAACCTATTATATTTCTCCGCATGTTATCAGCTCGTATGCCGAAACAACTGTCACGGCAATGAATAGTTTTAAACCTTCGATGCTGCATATCAAAGATTTGGCGACCAATCTTATTCCCGATTATAATCGCAAAAAAAACATCTCTCGCATACATGCGCGGCCTGAATATCAAAACGCATTATCAATTTTAAAAAATTCTTATGACTTGGTTTTGGATAATCCGAATAGTTACGCACTGTTTGCCGCGCGGTATATTAACCGCCTTCCTTCAAACAGCAATAAGCTTGAGGTAACGGATACTGCGGTTCCTTTTGTGCAGTTGGTATTGGACGGATGTATTCCGTATTCTTCGGATTCATGGAATAGCAATGCAAGTCTCGGTATTCAAAATTCTTTTTTGTATGCGATTGAAACCCGCTCTGCTCCGCGGTTTTGTTTTTCATACAAAAAAGAAACCGTATTCCATAATATTCAAGACTCCGAGCTTACAAAAGAATTTTCCGTGTACTATCGGGATATGATACAGGATGCAATCCGGTTGTATCATTCTTACAATGTATTTTATCAAGAGGTAAAAAATGCGAATATTATTTTACATACGGTGATTACAAAGGACGTTAAAAAAATTGATTACAGCAACGGCGTAACCGTGTATGTAAATTACGGAAATAAAAACTGGACAAACGGATCTGTTGAAGTACAGGCTCAAAATTATACAATTATAAAAGGAGGGGCGCCCGTATGA
- a CDS encoding Yip1 family protein — protein MPYSKSFAKVRNQKLQIWFPVFFKALIAIALVKAVYAIYRKKHPPIIQITNQRVKRFIYTAWKFPMRILGSPFKTFGEIKHEGAGSYGFAFFVLCFSALLNIMEYVYTGFLINNNDPYKVNSLFLAAITIFPVALFIVANWSVTTLLDGKGHFKEIFLVTMYALFPFSVLRLISLGLSNVLIMDEISIATTISVIGAVMFVFYLFIGLVVIHDYSFSKSLAAVLLTIVSMMVITFILMIMMSLAGDVVFFITTLVKEILLKYF, from the coding sequence GTGCCCTACAGTAAATCGTTTGCAAAGGTGAGAAATCAAAAATTGCAAATATGGTTTCCTGTTTTTTTTAAAGCGCTTATTGCCATTGCATTAGTCAAAGCGGTTTATGCGATATACAGAAAAAAACATCCGCCGATTATACAAATCACTAATCAAAGAGTTAAAAGGTTTATATACACGGCGTGGAAATTTCCAATGCGTATTTTGGGAAGCCCCTTTAAAACATTCGGAGAAATTAAACATGAGGGGGCAGGCAGTTACGGCTTTGCATTTTTTGTATTATGCTTTTCCGCCTTACTCAATATTATGGAATATGTGTATACGGGATTTTTAATTAACAATAATGATCCGTATAAAGTAAACAGTCTTTTTCTGGCGGCAATAACTATATTCCCTGTTGCACTTTTTATTGTTGCAAACTGGAGCGTTACAACCTTACTTGACGGCAAAGGGCATTTTAAAGAAATCTTTTTGGTAACTATGTATGCGCTCTTTCCGTTCTCAGTTTTGCGGCTTATTTCCTTAGGTTTAAGCAATGTTCTTATCATGGATGAAATCAGCATTGCAACAACCATAAGCGTAATCGGAGCGGTGATGTTTGTGTTTTATTTATTCATCGGCTTAGTGGTCATCCATGACTATTCTTTTTCAAAATCGCTTGCCGCTGTTTTATTGACCATTGTTTCTATGATGGTGATTACATTTATTCTAATGATTATGATGTCGCTTGCGGGAGATGTGGTGTTTTTTATCACCACGCTGGTAAAAGAAATTTTATTAAAATATTTTTAA
- a CDS encoding IS5 family transposase: MKQKGLFDEEDRLRVLSKLGDSLEKLNEKINWEIFKPLLKKALTKEPKGLGGRPAYDYVMMFKIIILQKLYNISDDQTEYQINDRLSFMRFLGLELKDKVPDAKTIWLFKEKLIEARVSKKLFEKFGKELAKNNLIGKEGTIIDATIVEAPIQHNSKDENEQIKNGKIPEQWQEKQNKAKLSQKDCDARWTKKHKRNYYGYKDHIKIDKKSKLILKATVTAANVHDSRELKNLVERKDERLYADSAYIGEEIEGILKAKGIEGQICERGARGKPLTKKQKIGNRKKSKIRARVEHVFGFMTNSMKGIYVRTIGLARATFSIIMMNLTYNLCRYCYLKK, from the coding sequence ATGAAACAAAAAGGATTATTTGATGAAGAAGATCGTTTAAGAGTATTAAGTAAGCTAGGAGATAGTCTTGAAAAATTAAACGAAAAAATAAATTGGGAAATATTCAAGCCCCTATTAAAAAAAGCATTAACTAAAGAGCCAAAAGGTTTAGGCGGAAGACCTGCATACGATTATGTAATGATGTTTAAAATAATAATTTTACAAAAATTATACAACATAAGTGATGACCAAACGGAATATCAAATAAACGATCGGCTATCCTTTATGAGATTTTTAGGATTGGAATTAAAAGATAAAGTACCCGATGCAAAAACAATATGGCTTTTTAAAGAAAAACTCATTGAAGCGAGAGTATCAAAAAAATTATTTGAAAAGTTTGGAAAAGAATTAGCTAAAAATAACTTAATAGGAAAAGAGGGAACGATAATAGATGCGACAATAGTAGAAGCACCGATACAGCATAACAGCAAAGATGAAAATGAACAAATCAAAAACGGAAAAATTCCTGAACAATGGCAAGAAAAACAAAATAAGGCAAAATTATCGCAAAAAGACTGTGATGCGAGGTGGACAAAGAAGCATAAACGTAATTATTACGGTTATAAAGATCATATAAAAATAGATAAAAAAAGTAAGCTTATATTGAAAGCAACGGTAACAGCAGCCAATGTTCATGATAGTAGAGAGTTAAAAAATTTAGTTGAAAGGAAAGATGAAAGATTATACGCAGATAGTGCCTATATAGGAGAAGAAATAGAGGGGATTTTAAAAGCGAAAGGGATAGAAGGACAAATTTGTGAAAGAGGAGCAAGAGGGAAACCTCTTACTAAAAAACAAAAAATCGGTAACAGAAAAAAATCAAAAATACGGGCAAGAGTTGAACATGTATTTGGCTTTATGACAAACTCAATGAAAGGTATCTATGTAAGAACGATAGGACTAGCTCGTGCAACATTTTCGATAATAATGATGAACTTAACATACAACTTATGCCGATATTGCTATCTAAAGAAGTAA